In Agarivorans gilvus, one genomic interval encodes:
- the ybaK gene encoding Cys-tRNA(Pro) deacylase: protein MTPAVQQLKKAKQVFQLLEYKSDPQQGNFGLDSAEKLGLPAEQVFKTLVACDEHNPKTMVVAVVPVTGQLDLKALAKAAKIKKMRMAEVPVAERTTGYVKGGISPFGQKKRLATFVDSSADNLTEIVVSAGKRGLSLQLNAKVLATVLGAQFVTLSH, encoded by the coding sequence ATGACGCCAGCAGTGCAGCAGCTTAAAAAAGCCAAACAAGTCTTTCAGCTTTTAGAATATAAAAGCGATCCTCAGCAGGGTAACTTTGGCTTGGATAGCGCCGAAAAACTTGGCCTGCCTGCCGAGCAGGTGTTTAAAACCTTAGTGGCCTGTGATGAACATAACCCTAAAACCATGGTGGTGGCGGTAGTGCCGGTTACTGGCCAACTCGACCTTAAAGCCCTAGCCAAAGCGGCTAAAATTAAAAAAATGCGCATGGCAGAGGTGCCGGTTGCCGAGCGCACTACCGGTTATGTAAAAGGGGGAATTAGCCCCTTTGGACAAAAAAAACGGCTAGCCACATTTGTCGATAGCAGTGCCGACAACTTAACGGAAATCGTGGTCAGTGCCGGTAAGCGCGGCTTGTCTTTGCAGCTAAATGCCAAGGTGCTAGCGACGGTGCTGGGGGCGCAATTTGTTACGCTTAGTCATTAG
- the ilvY gene encoding HTH-type transcriptional activator IlvY codes for MDVRSVELFLHLSQSLHFAKTSRAMHVSASTLSRVIQRLEDELGSSLFIRDKRSVQLTHAGLRFRSFAEQWLEQWRQLQMDLSLHSTELAGELTIYCSVTASYSHLPDILDKYRLSCPKADIMLETGDVALAVDKVANGEVDIALAARPEHLPLNIAFASIGKVPLSIIGPTIACNVRKLLVQDPIPWEQIPIILPEHGPARARIDHWFKQMGIRPDVYAKVAGHEAIVSMVALGGGVGIAPQVVVDNSPVRERIQSIPVGVELEPFDMGICMLSRRLHEPLMQRFWQIAANN; via the coding sequence GTGGATGTAAGAAGTGTCGAATTGTTTTTACACCTAAGCCAAAGCCTGCATTTTGCTAAAACCAGTCGCGCCATGCATGTTAGTGCCTCTACCTTGAGCCGAGTGATTCAACGTTTGGAAGACGAGCTGGGCAGTAGTTTGTTTATTCGCGACAAACGCAGTGTACAACTCACTCATGCAGGGCTGCGCTTTCGTAGTTTTGCCGAGCAATGGTTAGAGCAATGGCGGCAGCTGCAAATGGATTTGTCTTTGCATTCCACCGAACTCGCCGGCGAGCTCACCATTTATTGTTCGGTGACGGCGAGTTACAGCCACCTTCCCGATATTTTAGATAAATACCGTCTATCCTGCCCTAAGGCCGACATTATGTTGGAAACCGGCGATGTGGCGCTGGCGGTTGATAAGGTCGCCAATGGCGAGGTCGACATCGCTTTGGCGGCGCGCCCAGAACACTTGCCCTTAAATATCGCTTTTGCCAGTATTGGTAAGGTGCCCTTATCGATTATTGGCCCCACCATTGCCTGCAATGTTCGTAAACTCTTGGTACAAGATCCAATACCTTGGGAGCAAATACCGATTATTTTGCCCGAGCATGGTCCGGCGCGGGCGCGCATCGACCACTGGTTTAAGCAAATGGGTATTCGCCCCGATGTCTATGCTAAAGTGGCGGGACACGAGGCCATAGTCAGCATGGTAGCCTTAGGTGGTGGGGTGGGCATTGCCCCGCAAGTGGTGGTAGACAACAGCCCAGTGCGTGAGCGCATACAAAGCATTCCTGTGGGGGTAGAATTAGAGCCCTTCGACATGGGAATATGTATGTTGTCGCGCCGTTTACACGAGCCGCTAATGCAACGCTTTTGGCAAATAGCCGCCAATAATTAA
- the ilvC gene encoding ketol-acid reductoisomerase, translating into MANYFNTLSLREKLEQLGKCRFMDRSEFADGCNFIKDWNIVVVGCGAQGLNQGLNMRDSGLNISYALREAAIKEKRASFVQATDNGFKVGTYEELIPQADMVLNLTPDKQHSNVVETVMPLMKEGATLAYSHGFNIVEEGMQVRKDITVVMVAPKCPGTEVREEYKRGFGVPTLIAVHPENDPQGNGLAIAKAYASATGGDRAGVLESSFVAEVKSDLMGEQTILCGVLQTGAILAYDKMVAEGLDAGYAAKLIQFGWETVTEALKHGGITNMVDRLSNPAKIKCFDLADELKDLMRPLFEKHMDDIIEGEFSSTMMKDWANDDVNLLKWREETGQSGFENAPVSDVEITEQEFFDKGILLVALVKAGVELAFETMVAAGIIEESAYYESLHETPLIANTIARKRLYEMNVVISDTAEYGCYLFSHAAVPLLRDTVNNISLEYIGKGFEEQSNGVDNARLIEVNEALRSHPVEIVGKKLRGYMKDMKKIAVGG; encoded by the coding sequence ATGGCTAATTATTTCAACACCCTAAGCCTACGCGAAAAGCTAGAGCAATTAGGTAAATGTCGTTTTATGGATCGCAGCGAATTTGCTGATGGTTGTAACTTTATTAAAGATTGGAACATCGTTGTGGTGGGCTGTGGTGCTCAAGGTCTAAACCAAGGCCTAAACATGCGCGATTCAGGCCTAAACATTTCTTACGCTTTACGCGAAGCCGCCATCAAAGAAAAACGCGCGTCTTTCGTTCAAGCTACCGACAACGGTTTTAAAGTTGGCACTTACGAAGAATTGATTCCTCAAGCCGACATGGTACTAAACCTAACTCCAGACAAACAACACAGCAACGTTGTTGAAACTGTAATGCCACTAATGAAAGAAGGCGCAACTTTAGCCTACTCTCACGGCTTCAACATTGTTGAAGAAGGCATGCAAGTACGTAAAGACATCACCGTAGTGATGGTGGCGCCTAAGTGTCCAGGTACTGAAGTACGCGAAGAATACAAACGCGGTTTTGGTGTACCAACCCTAATCGCTGTTCACCCAGAGAACGACCCTCAAGGTAACGGCCTAGCGATTGCTAAAGCCTACGCTTCTGCCACCGGTGGTGACCGTGCTGGCGTACTAGAGTCTTCTTTTGTTGCCGAAGTTAAATCTGACCTAATGGGTGAGCAAACCATTCTTTGTGGTGTGCTACAAACTGGTGCGATTTTGGCCTACGACAAGATGGTTGCTGAAGGTTTAGACGCTGGCTACGCTGCTAAACTCATTCAATTTGGTTGGGAAACTGTAACCGAAGCGCTTAAGCACGGTGGTATTACCAACATGGTAGACCGTCTATCTAACCCAGCTAAGATCAAGTGTTTCGACCTAGCCGACGAGCTTAAAGACCTAATGCGTCCACTGTTTGAAAAACACATGGACGACATCATCGAAGGCGAATTCTCTTCAACCATGATGAAAGACTGGGCTAACGACGACGTTAACCTACTGAAATGGCGTGAAGAAACCGGCCAAAGCGGCTTTGAAAATGCCCCAGTATCAGACGTAGAAATTACCGAGCAAGAATTCTTCGACAAAGGCATTTTATTGGTTGCCCTAGTGAAAGCTGGCGTTGAGCTAGCCTTCGAAACCATGGTTGCTGCTGGCATCATCGAAGAAAGTGCTTACTACGAGTCTCTACACGAAACTCCGCTAATTGCTAACACCATTGCTCGTAAGCGTTTATATGAAATGAACGTAGTAATCTCTGATACTGCAGAATATGGTTGTTACCTATTCTCTCACGCTGCCGTGCCACTATTGCGCGACACCGTGAACAACATCAGCCTAGAGTACATTGGTAAAGGTTTTGAAGAGCAAAGCAACGGCGTTGATAACGCTCGCCTTATCGAAGTAAACGAAGCACTACGCAGCCACCCTGTAGAAATCGTAGGTAAGAAACTACGTGGCTACATGAAAGACATGAAGAAAATCGCCGTAGGTGGTTAA